One window of the Pseudomonas sp. S04 genome contains the following:
- a CDS encoding alpha/beta hydrolase, which translates to MTYSEQAEWRAIQQFLPQGYRLKPDQEPTEEWWQWCQHSIHLDCYRNAAAPMKVILLHGVGTNGRQMSTILGAPLARLGYETIAIDMPEYGVSRVGKGSLVTYDDWVQAGSDLVDAELARDDRPIVLYGLSAGGMETYHIAALNRKVKGIVGMTFLDQQLQQVRDATALNLFMSRVGVPLAKFSAVGPLAGLRMPMSIAGKMHALVNNPEALKVCLADKTSAGKWVTMRFLASYMYYRPAVEPEDFDVCPILLTQPAQDRWTPLELSKLFLRRITHVPVKTVQLEHAGHYPLEQPGLDQMVASIHQFLLACA; encoded by the coding sequence ATGACTTACTCAGAACAGGCCGAATGGCGGGCCATTCAACAGTTTCTTCCGCAAGGCTACCGGCTTAAACCTGATCAGGAGCCAACGGAAGAGTGGTGGCAATGGTGCCAACACAGCATCCACCTGGACTGCTACCGCAATGCCGCAGCGCCCATGAAAGTCATATTGCTGCACGGTGTCGGCACCAACGGGCGACAGATGTCGACGATTCTGGGGGCACCATTGGCGCGTCTCGGTTATGAAACCATCGCTATCGATATGCCCGAGTATGGAGTCTCTCGTGTTGGGAAAGGATCGCTGGTTACCTACGACGACTGGGTACAAGCTGGCAGCGATCTGGTTGATGCTGAACTCGCTCGCGATGATCGGCCCATCGTGTTGTACGGGCTGAGTGCCGGTGGTATGGAGACCTATCACATCGCCGCCCTGAACCGGAAAGTTAAAGGCATTGTCGGGATGACCTTCCTCGATCAACAACTGCAACAGGTCCGCGACGCTACAGCTCTGAATCTGTTTATGAGCCGAGTTGGCGTGCCGCTGGCCAAGTTCAGTGCCGTGGGGCCGCTCGCGGGTCTGCGTATGCCGATGTCTATCGCCGGTAAAATGCACGCGTTGGTGAATAACCCTGAGGCACTCAAGGTCTGCTTGGCCGATAAAACCTCAGCGGGGAAATGGGTCACCATGCGTTTCTTGGCCAGCTACATGTACTACCGGCCTGCTGTCGAGCCGGAGGACTTTGATGTCTGTCCGATACTGCTGACACAGCCCGCCCAAGACCGCTGGACTCCGCTTGAGTTGAGCAAGCTGTTCCTTCGCCGAATCACGCACGTGCCGGTAAAGACCGTACAACTGGAGCACGCCGGGCACTATCCTTTGGAACAGCCTGGCCTTGATCAGATGGTGGCCTCGATTCACCAATTTCTGTTGGCGTGCGCGTAG
- a CDS encoding MFS transporter, with the protein MPSGIWALGFVSMLMDISSEMIHALLPLYMVTVLGTSVLAVGFIEGIAEATASITKVFSGALSDRWGKRKLLAALGYGLGALSKPIFPLAGSLDWLIGARFIDRIGKGIRGAPRDALVADITPLEIRGAAFGLRQTLDTVGAFLGPLLAIGLMWLTANHFQSVFWVAVIPAFLAVAVLLVFVHEPKQVEGTRRVHAPLSRRELARLGAAYWWVVGVAAVFSLARFSEAFLILRGQAVGLAPMWAPAVLVLMGVAYSLSAYPAGALSDRVSRVAVLGIGLILLIAADLTLAFAPGIGGLVVGVVLWGLHMGFTQGIFAALIADCAPAELRGTAFGMFNLSTGLALLLASVIAGALWDTVGLQGTFLMGGGFAVLTFLGLWVIQAKVQVR; encoded by the coding sequence ATGCCTAGCGGCATCTGGGCATTGGGCTTCGTCTCGATGCTGATGGACATTTCCTCAGAGATGATCCATGCATTGCTGCCGCTCTATATGGTCACCGTACTGGGTACCTCCGTTTTGGCCGTGGGGTTCATCGAAGGCATAGCCGAGGCTACGGCCTCGATCACCAAGGTATTCTCCGGGGCACTGAGTGATCGATGGGGCAAGCGCAAATTGCTTGCGGCGCTGGGCTATGGACTGGGGGCACTGTCCAAACCGATCTTTCCTTTGGCAGGCTCGCTGGATTGGCTGATCGGGGCTCGCTTTATCGACCGCATTGGCAAAGGTATTCGCGGCGCCCCGCGCGATGCGTTGGTCGCCGACATCACGCCGCTCGAGATACGGGGGGCAGCTTTCGGACTGCGGCAAACTCTGGATACCGTTGGTGCATTCCTGGGACCGTTGCTGGCGATCGGATTGATGTGGCTGACCGCGAACCACTTCCAGTCTGTGTTTTGGGTGGCCGTCATCCCGGCCTTCCTTGCCGTCGCGGTGCTGCTGGTGTTCGTTCATGAGCCCAAACAAGTGGAAGGGACGCGCCGGGTGCATGCACCTTTGAGCCGGCGGGAATTAGCCCGACTGGGCGCTGCCTACTGGTGGGTGGTGGGTGTCGCTGCGGTGTTCAGCCTGGCGCGTTTCAGCGAAGCCTTTCTGATTCTGCGCGGTCAGGCAGTCGGGCTGGCGCCGATGTGGGCGCCGGCGGTGCTTGTCCTGATGGGGGTGGCGTACTCACTGTCAGCCTATCCCGCCGGGGCATTGTCTGATCGTGTCAGCCGCGTGGCGGTGCTCGGCATAGGTCTGATATTGCTGATTGCTGCCGACCTGACTCTGGCATTCGCGCCGGGTATCGGTGGCCTGGTCGTTGGCGTCGTTCTATGGGGGCTGCACATGGGGTTCACCCAAGGGATATTCGCCGCACTGATTGCCGATTGCGCGCCGGCTGAACTGCGCGGAACGGCATTTGGCATGTTCAATCTATCGACCGGGTTGGCCTTGCTGCTAGCCAGTGTCATCGCTGGGGCGTTGTGGGACACGGTAGGCTTGCAAGGCACCTTCTTGATGGGTGGGGGCTTTGCTGTGCTGACTTTTCTGGGGTTGTGGGTGATCCAGGCAAAAGTTCAGGTTCGATAG
- a CDS encoding SDR family NAD(P)-dependent oxidoreductase, with protein sequence MEFNNRVVWVTGASSGIGEALARLLLQQGAFVILSGRREAALQSVAAQAAERALVLPFESTDYAALPLAVERARTWRGRIDCLINNAGVSQRSLALDTHFEVYRQLMEVDYLAPVALTQLLLPHLVAQGGGQLAVVSSVAGKVGAPLRTGYCAAKHAVIGYFEALRAEVEQAYGISISVILPGSVHTSVATNALSGDGSRRGRSDINIDNGMQVEEAARRIVEGLAAGQRTIEVAEGAEKMALFLRNADPDRLFALTAAEGARLTEERARNGSAGIEPGDVQHLGA encoded by the coding sequence ATGGAGTTCAATAACCGCGTGGTCTGGGTTACCGGAGCCTCATCGGGCATTGGCGAGGCACTGGCCCGACTGCTGTTGCAACAGGGGGCCTTCGTTATTCTGTCTGGCCGGCGCGAAGCGGCGCTGCAGTCCGTCGCAGCACAGGCGGCAGAGCGCGCGCTGGTGCTGCCCTTCGAAAGCACCGACTATGCTGCGCTACCCCTGGCAGTCGAGCGCGCTCGGACTTGGCGCGGGCGCATTGACTGCCTGATTAACAATGCGGGCGTCAGTCAACGTAGCTTGGCGCTGGACACCCACTTCGAGGTCTATCGCCAGTTGATGGAAGTCGACTACCTAGCACCCGTGGCCCTGACCCAGCTACTGTTGCCGCACCTGGTTGCACAGGGCGGCGGCCAACTCGCGGTGGTCAGTTCGGTGGCCGGCAAGGTTGGCGCGCCTCTGCGCACGGGTTACTGCGCTGCCAAACATGCGGTTATCGGCTATTTCGAGGCGTTACGCGCCGAAGTCGAGCAGGCCTATGGCATCTCTATCAGCGTAATTCTGCCTGGCTCGGTGCATACCTCCGTGGCAACCAATGCGCTAAGTGGCGATGGTTCGCGCCGCGGACGCTCGGACATCAATATAGACAACGGCATGCAGGTCGAGGAGGCCGCGCGCCGCATCGTCGAAGGCCTGGCTGCTGGCCAGCGCACCATTGAGGTGGCAGAGGGAGCCGAGAAAATGGCGCTTTTCCTGCGCAATGCTGATCCGGATCGGCTCTTTGCCCTCACCGCCGCCGAAGGTGCGCGCCTTACAGAAGAGCGCGCCAGAAACGGCAGTGCGGGGATCGAGCCTGGCGATGTCCAGCACCTCGGTGCATGA
- a CDS encoding sigma-70 family RNA polymerase sigma factor: protein MHSHSCISYTVQSTSSANRHPNQAIDQLYSHHHGWLQRWLHKRLGNAADAGDLAQDTFVRLLSSAPGEPLNFTTPRAYLATIANRLSINLYRRRSLEQAYLATLAQTPEDLAPSAEHQALVLEALDEIDQVLALLPAKSRQAFLMAQLEGYTQEEIASRLNLSVRSVQRYLARAFEECIMLASQDALHE from the coding sequence ATGCATTCTCATTCATGTATCTCCTATACCGTGCAGTCCACTTCATCGGCAAACCGCCACCCTAACCAGGCCATCGATCAGCTCTACAGCCACCACCACGGTTGGCTGCAACGCTGGCTGCACAAACGCCTGGGCAATGCCGCCGATGCGGGGGACCTGGCCCAGGATACGTTCGTGCGGCTGCTCAGCAGTGCGCCTGGCGAGCCGCTGAACTTCACGACGCCGCGCGCCTATCTGGCAACCATCGCCAATCGCCTTTCCATCAATCTCTACCGCCGTCGCTCACTGGAGCAGGCCTACCTGGCCACCCTGGCGCAAACCCCGGAAGACCTGGCGCCGTCTGCGGAACATCAGGCGCTGGTGCTCGAGGCCCTCGACGAGATCGACCAGGTACTGGCCCTATTGCCAGCCAAAAGCCGGCAGGCATTCCTGATGGCGCAGTTGGAGGGTTACACGCAGGAAGAGATCGCCAGCCGCCTCAATCTCAGTGTGCGTTCAGTACAACGCTATCTGGCGCGTGCTTTTGAAGAGTGCATCATGCTCGCCAGCCAGGACGCGTTGCATGAGTGA
- a CDS encoding LysR substrate-binding domain-containing protein, which yields MPLPPLHAFRVFECVARLGHVGAAAAELHVTAGAVSQQIRALQGSLGIDLFYKQGRHLVLTERGLALQRSVARGIGEITEGVRQISEAYFQEPATKVLTISTEPIFGAAWLMPKLFAFRAEHPHIQLRVITADDISEVDWRRADIAVLYDAPTWEGFWWRPLQNLHMFPVCCPQLLRGPRALKQPSDLVHHRLLHEDDGAQWRRWLLEARLPYPGDADVHLEDFGIALQAARDGYGVALSDEINSLRDLDEGRLVQPFALKVPTGMDYFCICNEESRDIPEIVLLIDWLIKQAKIVPGYP from the coding sequence ATGCCCTTACCTCCGCTCCATGCGTTTCGAGTATTTGAATGTGTTGCAAGGCTGGGCCATGTCGGTGCGGCCGCGGCTGAGTTGCATGTCACCGCCGGGGCTGTCAGCCAGCAGATAAGAGCGTTACAGGGCTCACTTGGCATCGATCTTTTCTACAAGCAGGGCCGCCACTTGGTGCTGACCGAACGAGGCTTGGCCCTACAACGTTCGGTAGCCCGCGGCATCGGCGAAATCACCGAAGGGGTGCGACAGATTTCCGAGGCGTACTTCCAGGAGCCGGCGACGAAAGTCCTGACCATTTCCACGGAACCGATTTTTGGCGCGGCCTGGTTGATGCCGAAGTTGTTCGCCTTCCGTGCAGAACATCCGCACATTCAACTGCGCGTCATTACTGCCGACGACATCAGCGAGGTGGACTGGCGCAGGGCGGATATCGCCGTGCTCTACGACGCTCCGACGTGGGAGGGCTTCTGGTGGCGGCCACTGCAAAACCTCCATATGTTTCCCGTCTGCTGCCCGCAATTGTTGCGCGGTCCGCGTGCGCTCAAGCAGCCGTCGGACCTCGTTCACCACCGTCTCTTGCATGAGGACGACGGCGCTCAATGGCGGCGCTGGCTACTTGAGGCGCGCTTGCCTTACCCAGGTGATGCCGATGTTCATCTGGAAGACTTCGGCATTGCCCTGCAGGCGGCGCGAGATGGGTATGGCGTTGCACTCAGCGACGAGATCAATTCATTGCGCGATTTGGATGAGGGCCGCCTGGTGCAGCCCTTTGCACTGAAGGTTCCGACGGGGATGGACTATTTCTGCATCTGCAACGAGGAGAGTCGCGATATCCCTGAGATAGTTTTGCTCATCGATTGGCTGATCAAGCAGGCAAAGATAGTCCCGGGCTACCCGTAA
- a CDS encoding agmatine deiminase family protein, translating into MDQEQDIQLAKEPLMADQVAMEGPANPGRRRFNMGALVAVTATAIAASGLGRQAWAAESNSAANSYRVPAEWEPHQSVLMAYPYDESYEDQLKPMQDSVINVANAIAQFEPVLMMAMTGYTEVVRKRCGPNVTVIEYPYNDCWTRDTAPVFALSPSGRDMLGRDFIFNGWGNRWSAILDDQLPSGVCATLDVPKSTVNMVFEGGAVITDGQGTLITTEQCLLNPNRNPSMTKAQIETALLRAYNATKMIWLPYGVHGDDGAAATDGHVDLVAAYIEPAHLLLNYPSDPANPNVPRMASNLAVLQQSTDARGRPFKITKMPVQPTFKVSGLTVENFSYINFYKSNVGIVVPTSNTPADETALKLFREIFPGRPVVGVDGTILASNGGGVHCITQHIPGVG; encoded by the coding sequence GTGGATCAAGAACAAGACATTCAGTTGGCAAAAGAGCCTTTGATGGCAGATCAAGTCGCGATGGAGGGACCTGCGAATCCGGGAAGGCGTCGGTTCAATATGGGCGCTCTGGTGGCTGTCACTGCAACGGCCATCGCCGCATCGGGGCTTGGACGCCAGGCCTGGGCGGCAGAGTCCAACTCTGCCGCCAACAGCTACCGGGTGCCCGCAGAGTGGGAGCCACACCAGAGCGTATTGATGGCGTACCCCTATGACGAGAGCTACGAGGACCAGCTGAAACCTATGCAGGATTCTGTCATCAACGTAGCGAATGCCATTGCGCAGTTCGAGCCGGTATTGATGATGGCGATGACCGGCTATACCGAGGTTGTACGCAAGCGCTGCGGCCCTAACGTTACTGTCATCGAGTATCCATACAACGATTGCTGGACCCGGGATACCGCGCCAGTTTTCGCACTGAGCCCATCAGGACGCGACATGCTGGGGCGAGATTTCATTTTCAACGGCTGGGGCAACAGGTGGTCGGCCATCCTGGATGATCAATTGCCAAGCGGCGTGTGCGCCACCCTTGATGTGCCTAAATCAACAGTCAATATGGTGTTTGAAGGGGGTGCAGTGATTACCGATGGACAGGGCACGCTCATAACCACCGAACAGTGCCTGCTCAATCCCAATCGTAATCCGAGCATGACCAAGGCACAGATCGAGACAGCGCTGCTACGCGCCTATAACGCGACCAAAATGATCTGGCTGCCGTATGGGGTGCACGGCGACGACGGCGCCGCTGCTACCGATGGGCATGTCGACCTGGTTGCTGCGTACATCGAGCCAGCACATTTGCTATTGAATTACCCATCGGACCCAGCCAACCCCAACGTGCCCAGGATGGCGTCAAACCTGGCAGTGCTGCAACAAAGCACCGATGCAAGGGGCCGCCCCTTCAAGATTACCAAGATGCCCGTTCAGCCAACATTCAAAGTATCAGGCCTGACGGTAGAGAACTTCAGCTACATCAACTTCTATAAATCCAATGTCGGCATTGTGGTTCCTACTTCAAACACTCCTGCGGATGAAACTGCCTTGAAGCTCTTCCGTGAGATTTTTCCGGGACGGCCAGTAGTGGGTGTTGATGGCACCATCCTTGCCAGCAATGGCGGTGGTGTGCATTGCATCACCCAACACATTCCTGGTGTCGGTTAG
- a CDS encoding ClbS/DfsB family four-helix bundle protein, producing MAVPQNKEQLLAAIETRYEKLLCTLNSVPTQWLDECTLEGHAKGTQMSVANLVAYLVGWNELVLKWLEMDARGQVIDFPETGFKWNQLGELAQKFYRDYEGIAFAQLLERLDMAKQRIVSFIRSHANADLYECPWYERWTMGRMIQFNTASPYDNARGRLRKWLKTRDCKGVGHSLRVRAVEQQ from the coding sequence ATGGCCGTCCCGCAAAACAAAGAGCAATTGCTGGCTGCCATAGAGACTCGCTATGAAAAACTTCTCTGCACCCTCAACAGTGTGCCAACGCAATGGCTCGACGAATGCACCCTGGAGGGACACGCCAAAGGGACTCAGATGAGCGTTGCCAACCTCGTCGCCTACCTCGTGGGCTGGAACGAATTGGTGTTGAAGTGGCTGGAAATGGATGCTCGCGGGCAAGTTATCGACTTCCCGGAAACCGGCTTCAAGTGGAACCAGTTGGGCGAGTTGGCGCAGAAGTTCTACCGCGACTACGAGGGCATTGCTTTTGCGCAGTTGCTCGAGCGACTCGACATGGCGAAACAGCGGATCGTGTCCTTCATCCGCAGTCACGCCAACGCCGACCTCTATGAGTGCCCGTGGTATGAGCGCTGGACGATGGGGCGAATGATCCAATTCAACACCGCATCGCCCTATGACAATGCACGCGGGCGCTTGCGCAAATGGCTGAAAACCAGGGATTGCAAAGGTGTTGGCCACTCCCTGCGTGTTCGCGCTGTCGAGCAACAGTGA
- the speB gene encoding agmatinase yields the protein MLNDNSIIDQAMTRDSLYGTEGEPTYGGITSFMRRRYTRDLRGVDIAISGIPFDTATSNRPGSRFGPRAIREASVQSAWARHWPWEFDPFDLLACVDYGDCYFDYGTPEHTPAAIRAHAERILAAGSAMLTLGGDHFISYPLLQAHAAKHGPLSLIHFDAHHDLESDGEDKRIDHGSMFYHAVREGLVDPARSIQIGQRTTNDDVMGFQVLNASEVHDRSTKELAEIIRARVGDHPVYLTFDIDCLDPAFAPGTGTPVCGGLSSHQALAILRGLRGINLIGMDVVEVAPPYDHAEITALAGAALAMEMICLYAARHKL from the coding sequence ATGCTAAATGACAATTCAATAATCGATCAGGCGATGACACGTGACAGCCTGTATGGCACCGAGGGTGAACCGACATACGGTGGTATCACCAGTTTTATGCGGCGTCGCTACACCCGCGATTTGCGAGGCGTGGATATCGCCATCAGCGGCATCCCGTTCGATACAGCGACCAGCAATCGACCGGGCAGCCGCTTCGGGCCGCGGGCCATCCGCGAGGCATCGGTACAGTCCGCCTGGGCGCGTCATTGGCCTTGGGAATTTGACCCGTTCGATCTGCTGGCTTGTGTCGATTATGGCGATTGCTATTTCGATTACGGCACCCCGGAGCACACCCCTGCGGCGATCAGGGCCCATGCCGAACGGATCCTGGCGGCGGGTTCTGCGATGCTAACCCTGGGCGGCGATCACTTCATCAGCTATCCGCTGCTGCAAGCTCATGCGGCTAAGCATGGTCCACTGTCGTTGATCCATTTTGACGCGCACCATGACCTGGAGTCCGACGGCGAGGACAAGCGCATCGACCACGGCTCGATGTTCTATCACGCCGTCCGCGAAGGACTGGTTGATCCTGCACGGTCCATCCAGATTGGTCAGCGCACGACCAATGACGACGTCATGGGCTTCCAGGTGCTCAACGCCAGTGAAGTGCATGATCGCTCTACCAAGGAACTGGCGGAGATTATCCGGGCGCGCGTTGGCGACCATCCGGTCTATCTCACCTTCGATATTGACTGCCTCGACCCAGCATTTGCCCCTGGCACGGGGACGCCGGTCTGCGGCGGACTATCGAGCCATCAGGCCTTGGCGATTCTGCGAGGTCTACGCGGTATCAACCTGATCGGCATGGACGTGGTGGAGGTAGCACCGCCCTATGACCACGCCGAGATTACTGCGCTTGCCGGGGCCGCGTTGGCGATGGAGATGATCTGCCTGTATGCCGCGCGGCATAAGCTGTAA
- a CDS encoding polyamine ABC transporter substrate-binding protein: protein MKYKQQQPWQKLDKGADSLSWRTSHVGKSCEKVIKHPLLRSLLATICSLGLLTANANAQERTLRVYNWFDYVAPQTLDNFKTENGAKLVYDIFDSNETLEAKLLTGNSGYDVVVPSDSFLAKQIQADAFQPLDRSKLPNWKHLDPQLMKLIEANDPGNRFAVPYLYGTVLIGFNPAKVKAALGENAPVDSWDLIFKEENIAKLKQCGVALLDSPTDMFPIALHYLGLPPNSTQAKDYAKVEELLKKIRPNVAYFHSSKYMTDIANGDICVAVGYSGSFSQAANRAKEAGNGVVVDMRLPKEGAPVWFDVLAIPKDAKNPDDAHAFINYLLQPQVIAPISDFVGYPNPNKDATALVSPEIRNNPNLYPAADIQTSLFALVPLPSSAERARTRAWTKLKSGT from the coding sequence ATGAAGTACAAGCAACAACAGCCGTGGCAAAAACTCGATAAAGGAGCGGACTCGCTGTCCTGGCGCACCTCCCACGTTGGAAAAAGCTGTGAGAAAGTGATCAAGCATCCACTCCTCCGATCGCTCCTCGCTACGATCTGCAGCCTTGGCCTGCTAACTGCTAACGCTAATGCGCAAGAGCGCACCCTGCGTGTCTACAACTGGTTCGACTACGTCGCCCCGCAGACCCTGGACAACTTCAAGACGGAGAACGGCGCAAAACTGGTCTACGACATCTTCGACAGCAACGAAACCCTGGAGGCCAAACTGCTCACCGGCAACTCCGGCTATGATGTGGTGGTGCCGTCCGACAGTTTCCTCGCCAAGCAGATTCAGGCCGACGCTTTCCAGCCACTTGACCGCAGCAAGCTACCCAACTGGAAGCATCTGGACCCGCAACTGATGAAGCTGATCGAAGCCAACGATCCGGGTAACCGTTTCGCCGTGCCTTATTTGTACGGAACCGTACTGATCGGTTTCAACCCGGCCAAGGTCAAGGCTGCGCTCGGCGAAAACGCGCCGGTGGACAGCTGGGATCTGATCTTCAAGGAAGAGAACATTGCCAAGCTCAAGCAGTGCGGCGTAGCCCTTCTCGATTCGCCGACGGATATGTTTCCCATCGCCCTGCACTACCTGGGCCTACCGCCCAACAGTACTCAAGCCAAGGACTACGCGAAGGTCGAAGAATTGCTGAAAAAGATCCGCCCCAACGTCGCCTACTTCCACTCCTCAAAATACATGACCGATATCGCCAATGGTGACATCTGTGTGGCCGTGGGTTATTCCGGCAGCTTCTCCCAGGCAGCCAATCGCGCCAAAGAGGCCGGCAACGGCGTGGTGGTGGATATGCGTTTGCCCAAGGAAGGCGCACCGGTCTGGTTCGACGTGCTGGCCATCCCCAAGGATGCGAAGAACCCGGATGATGCCCATGCCTTTATCAACTACCTGCTGCAGCCACAGGTGATTGCCCCAATCAGTGACTTCGTCGGTTATCCCAACCCGAACAAGGACGCCACTGCCCTGGTCAGCCCGGAAATCCGCAACAACCCCAATCTCTACCCCGCCGCCGACATCCAGACTTCTCTATTCGCGCTGGTGCCTCTGCCGTCCAGTGCAGAACGCGCTCGCACCCGTGCATGGACCAAGCTCAAGTCGGGAACCTGA
- a CDS encoding amidase, translating to MIEVTEVSIAELRAALEAGRTTAVELVQAYLSRIDAYDGPNTPTALNAVVVRNPNALEEALSSDARRARGESLGPLDGIPYTAKDSYLIKGLSAASGSPAFKDLVAYRDAFTIERLRGAGAICLGKTNMPPMANGGMQRGVYGRAESPYNADYLTAPFASGSSNGAGTATAASFAAFGLAEETWSSGRGPASNNGLCAYTPSRGVISVRGNWPLTPTMDVVVPYARTMADLLEVLDVVVAEDADKRGDLWRLQPWVPIPGVTSVRPASYLELAARPAALAGKRLGVPRMYINADPGAGTSEAPGIGWATGQRINTRPSVIALWENARKTLEAAGAEVVETDFPLVSNCEGDRPGAPTVLTRGLVSKEFLHHELWDLTAWAFDDFLQANDDPKLNRLADVDGPQIFPHAPGALPDREDGPAIGMDEYVRIAERGITPWDQIATLSDGLRGLEQTRRIDLEEWMDRLGLDAVIFPAVADVGPANADVDPQSADIAWSNGVWVANGNLAIRHLGVPTVTVPMGVMPDIGMPVGLTFAGRAYDDSALLRLASAFEATGSKRLIPVRTPPLPSG from the coding sequence ATGATTGAAGTAACCGAAGTTTCCATTGCCGAGCTGCGCGCAGCCCTCGAAGCTGGCCGGACCACGGCAGTTGAGCTGGTCCAGGCCTATCTCTCACGGATCGATGCCTACGACGGCCCCAACACGCCCACCGCCCTCAACGCGGTGGTGGTGCGCAACCCGAATGCGCTTGAAGAAGCGCTGTCTTCCGACGCCCGTCGTGCCCGTGGTGAATCGCTCGGCCCGCTCGATGGTATTCCCTATACAGCCAAGGACAGCTATCTGATCAAAGGCCTGAGCGCGGCGTCCGGCAGCCCGGCCTTCAAGGACCTGGTTGCCTATCGCGATGCGTTCACCATCGAGCGCTTGCGCGGCGCCGGTGCGATCTGCCTGGGCAAGACCAATATGCCGCCCATGGCCAATGGCGGTATGCAGCGCGGCGTGTATGGCCGTGCCGAGAGCCCGTACAACGCGGACTACCTCACTGCACCCTTCGCCTCGGGTTCCTCCAATGGCGCAGGCACGGCCACCGCTGCCAGTTTCGCCGCCTTCGGCCTTGCTGAGGAAACCTGGTCGAGCGGTCGCGGGCCGGCCTCCAACAATGGTCTGTGCGCCTATACACCGTCGCGCGGGGTGATTTCGGTGCGCGGCAACTGGCCACTGACGCCAACCATGGACGTGGTCGTGCCCTATGCCAGGACCATGGCCGACCTGCTCGAAGTGCTCGACGTGGTGGTGGCCGAAGACGCCGACAAACGTGGCGACCTGTGGCGCTTGCAGCCTTGGGTGCCGATCCCCGGCGTCACCTCGGTGCGTCCCGCCTCCTACCTGGAACTGGCTGCCAGGCCCGCCGCACTCGCCGGCAAGCGCTTGGGCGTTCCGCGCATGTACATCAATGCCGACCCCGGCGCGGGCACCAGCGAAGCGCCAGGTATCGGGTGGGCGACAGGCCAGCGGATCAACACTCGCCCCTCGGTGATTGCCCTCTGGGAAAACGCGCGAAAGACTCTTGAAGCGGCCGGTGCCGAAGTGGTCGAGACGGACTTCCCGCTGGTCTCCAATTGCGAGGGAGATCGACCTGGGGCGCCGACGGTGTTAACCCGCGGCCTGGTGTCCAAGGAATTCCTCCATCACGAACTGTGGGACCTGACCGCCTGGGCATTCGATGACTTCCTGCAGGCCAACGACGATCCCAAACTAAACCGTCTGGCTGACGTCGACGGCCCGCAGATTTTTCCGCACGCCCCAGGCGCTCTGCCTGACCGCGAAGATGGCCCGGCCATTGGCATGGACGAATACGTGCGCATAGCGGAGCGTGGCATCACCCCGTGGGATCAGATCGCCACGCTGTCTGATGGCCTACGCGGGCTGGAGCAGACCCGGCGTATCGATCTTGAGGAGTGGATGGATCGGCTGGGGCTCGACGCGGTGATTTTCCCGGCGGTCGCCGACGTGGGCCCGGCGAATGCCGATGTCGATCCGCAATCGGCGGATATCGCCTGGAGCAACGGCGTCTGGGTCGCCAACGGCAACCTTGCCATCCGTCACCTCGGCGTGCCAACGGTCACCGTGCCGATGGGTGTGATGCCGGACATCGGCATGCCCGTCGGCCTGACATTTGCTGGGCGCGCCTACGACGACTCAGCGCTGCTGCGCCTGGCGTCGGCATTTGAGGCCACTGGATCGAAACGCTTGATCCCGGTGCGGACCCCGCCCTTGCCAAGCGGCTGA
- a CDS encoding TetR/AcrR family transcriptional regulator has product MTKVLETAEQLLEQLGPEKTSIPAIAEASGVPRAAIYPFFPDKYALFSHLARLHMERLVVVLSEARLDNAADDDWRAWVQVLIETATDYYNRHPVASILLLRGALADGDDQAHAVKNQAISTLLRTKMSALTALPESPDAAVLSVEIAFACMKYGYAQEGSISATLCREAVHAAQAYLAQWARR; this is encoded by the coding sequence ATGACCAAAGTGCTGGAGACTGCCGAGCAACTATTGGAGCAACTCGGCCCCGAGAAGACCTCTATTCCGGCAATTGCTGAAGCCTCTGGCGTCCCGCGAGCAGCAATCTATCCATTTTTTCCGGACAAATACGCGCTCTTCTCTCATCTCGCCAGGTTGCACATGGAGCGCTTGGTGGTGGTGTTGAGCGAGGCGCGGCTCGATAACGCTGCTGACGATGACTGGAGAGCCTGGGTCCAGGTGCTGATCGAGACAGCCACGGATTATTACAACCGCCACCCAGTCGCCAGCATCCTGTTGTTGCGAGGCGCGCTAGCCGATGGCGACGACCAAGCCCATGCCGTAAAGAATCAGGCCATCAGTACACTGCTGCGCACCAAAATGAGCGCATTAACCGCGCTACCAGAGTCTCCGGATGCGGCTGTCCTCTCGGTGGAAATTGCCTTCGCCTGTATGAAATATGGTTACGCGCAGGAAGGAAGCATCTCTGCCACCTTGTGCCGGGAGGCCGTTCACGCGGCCCAAGCCTACCTGGCTCAATGGGCGCGGCGTTGA